A genomic region of Gossypium hirsutum isolate 1008001.06 chromosome D01, Gossypium_hirsutum_v2.1, whole genome shotgun sequence contains the following coding sequences:
- the LOC107928180 gene encoding digalactosyldiacylglycerol synthase 1, chloroplastic: MDKGSQTTAAVAAATTTTSTSNSSAFSFISKGWREVRDSADADLQLMKDRANTFKNLAASFDREIENLIQSATPTFSVPAIRQSSEIDFMKKLQPKISEFRRVYSAPEISRRVMEKWGPRAKLGIDLSRIRSAIVAEVDETEEEDMYGIVEFNKFKKGRRARFTEEGQFGDWEPIRALKTRLREFEKKNASVEIFGGFKNSEFVEKVKSSLKAIIKEPQESKDVPPLDVPELLAYLVRQSGPFLDQLGVRRDLCDKIVESLCSKRKNQLVLRSLAEGEPPTVDSDKINDELDLRIASVLQSTGHCYEGGFWTDFVKHDVSDGKRHVAIVTTASLPWMTGTAVNPLFRAAYLAKSAKQKVTLLVPWLCRSDQELVYPNNLTFSSPEEQENYIRNWLEERTGFKADFKISFYPGKFSKERRSIIPAGDTSQFIPSKDADICILEEPEHLNWYHHGKRWTDKFNHVVGIVHTNYLEYIKREKNGALQAFLVKHINNWVTRAYCHKVLRLSAATQDLPKSVICNVHGVNPKFLKIGEKVAEERELGQQAFSKEAYFLGKMVWAKGYKELIDLLAKHKNDLDGFKLDVYGNGEDAHEVQSTAKRLNLNLNFLKGRDHADDSLHGYKIFINPSVSDVLCTATAEALAMGKFVVCADHPSNEFFRSFPNCLTYKSSEDFVAKVKEALANEPQPLTPEQIYNLSWEAATQRFVEYSELDRVLNNRHNPAKVGSKIIAKSSSLPNLSEIVDGGLAFAHYCLTGNELLRLCTGAIPGTRDYDKQHCKDLHLLPPQVENPIYGW; this comes from the exons ATGGACAAGGGGTCTCAAACTACGGCAGCGGTGGCGGCGGCGACGACGACGACGTCGACGTCGAATTCCAGTGCTTTCTCGTTCATTTCAAAAGGGTGGAGAGAGGTCCGTGATTCGGCCGACGCGGATTTGCAGCTTATGAAGGACCGAGCCAACACGTTCAAGAATCTCGCGGCGAGTTTTGACAGGGAAATTGAGAACTTAATACAATCCGCGACTCCAACTTTTTCGGTACCAGCGATCCGGCAATCATCGGAAATTGACTTCATGAAGAAGTTGCAGCCTAAGATATCGGAGTTCCGGAGGGTTTACTCGGCGCCGGAGATTAGCAGGAGAGTGATGGAGAAATGGGGGCCGAGAGCGAAGTTAGGGATAGACTTGTCAAGGATAAGGAGCGCGATTGTGGCGGAGGTGGACGAGACCGAGGAAGAGGATATGTATGGAATTGTTGAATTTAATAAGTTTAAGAAAGGTAGGAGGGCGAGGTTTACAGAGGAAGGGCAATTTGGGGATTGGGAACCAATTCGGGCGTTGAAGACAAGGTTAAGGGAGTTCGAGAAGAAAAATGCGTCGGTGGAAATTTTTGGCGGGTTTAAGAATAGTGAGTTTGTGGAGAAAGTTAAGTCCAGTTTG AAAGCAATAATCAAGGAGCCTCAGGAGTCAAAG GATGTACCCCCACTAGATGTACCTGAACTTTTAGCATATCTGGTCAGGCAGTCTGGGCCTTTTTTGGATCAACTTGGCGTCAGAAGGG ATCTATGTGACAAGATAGTTGAAAGCTTGTGTAGCAAACGGAAGAACCAACTTGTTTTGCGCTCCCTTGCTGAAGGAGAACCCCCTACAGTTGATAGTGATAAGATAAATGATGAACTTGATTTAAGGATAGCCAGTGTTCTTCAAAGTACAGGGCATTGTTATGAGGGTGGCTTTTGGACAGACTTTGTAAAGCATGATGTCTCAGACGGGAAAAGACATGTTGCCATTGTTACAACTGCCAGCCTTCCATGGATGACAGGAACTGCTGTAAATCCACTTTTTCGGGCAGCATACTTGGCCAAATCGGCAAAACAAAAAGTCACTCTCTTGGTTCCGTGGCTTTGCAGATCTGATCAAGAACTTGTTTATCCCAACAATCTCACTTTTAGTTCACCAGAGGAGCAGGAGAACTATATACGTAACTGGCTTGAAGAAAGGACTGGATTTAAAGCTGATTTTAAAATCTCCTTTTATCCAGGAAAG TTTTCAAAAGAAAGGCGAAGCATAATACCTGCTGGAGATACTTCTCAGTTTATCCCATCAAAAGATGCTGATATTTGTATTTTGGAAGAACCAGAACATCTGAACTGGTATCATCATGGTAAACGCTGGACCGACAAATTCAACCATGTTGTTGGTATCGTCCACACAAATTACTTGGAATATATTAAGAGGGAGAAGAATGGTGCTCTACAAGCTTTTCTTGTGAAACACATCAACAATTGGGTCACCAGAGCGTATTGCCACAAG GTTCTTCGTCTTTCTGCTGCAACTCAGGATCTACCAAAATCCGTGATTTGCAATGTTCATGGAGTAAATCCAAAGTTTTTGAAAATTGGGGAGAAAGTTGCTGAAGAAAGGGAGCTTGGGCAGCAAGCCTTTTCTAAAGAAGCATACTTCTTAGGCAAGATGGTCTGGGCAAAAGGATACAAAGAGTTGATAGATTTGTTGGCAAAGCACAAGAATGATCTTGATGGTTTCAAGTTGGATGTGTATGGAAATGGTGAGGACGCACATGAAGTTCAGAGTACTGCTAAGAGGTTGAATCTGAACCTTAATTTTCTGAAAGGAAGGGACCACGCGGATGATTCTCTTCATGG GTACAAAATCTTCATCAACCCCAGTGTCAGCGACGTGCTTTGCACAGCTACTGCGGAGGCACTTGCTATGGGGAAATTCGTAGTATGTGCAGACCATCCTTCGAATGAGTTCTTTAGGTCATTTCCCAACTGTCTGACTTACAAATCATCTGAAGATTTTGTTGCTAAAGTAAAGGAAGCATTGGCAAATGAGCCTCAACCCCTTACACCCGAGCAAATATACAACCTGTCGTGGGAGGCTGCCACCCAAAGATTCGTAGAATATTCAGAGCTTGACAGAGTTTTGAATAACAGACATAATCCAGCAAAAGTGGGATCGAAAATAATTGCAAAATCGTCGTCATTGCCAAACCTTTCAGAGATAGTTGATGGGGGTTTAGCATTTGCCCACTACTGTCTTACAGGAAACGAGTTGCTTAGACTTTGCACCGGGGCAATACCTGGTACACGGGATTACGACAAGCAACATTGTAAAGACCTTCATCTCTTACCACCACAAGTGGAAAATCCTATCTATGGCTGGTAA
- the LOC107928187 gene encoding ribosome biogenesis protein NSA2 homolog: MPQGDYIELHRKRHGYRHDFFEKKRKKEARQVHERSAKAQKALGIKGKMIAKKNYAEKALMKKTLAMHEESSTRRKVDDEVRDGAIPAYLMDRENTTRAKVLSNTIKQKRKEKAGKWEVPIPKVRPVAEDEMFKVLRTGKRKTKQWKRMVTKCTFVGPGFTRKPPKYERFIRPSGLRFTKAHVTHPELKCTFNLDIIGVKKNPNGPMYTSLGVMTKGTIIEVNVSELGLVTPAGKVVWGKYAQVTNNPENDGCINAVLLV, translated from the exons ATG CCGCAAGGTGATTACATAGAGCTACACAGGAAGAGGCATGGTTACCGCCATGACTTCTTCGAGAAGAAGCGCAAGAAGGAAGCTCGTCAAGTACACGAGCGTTCAGCTAAGGCTCAAAAg GCCCTGGGTATTAAGGGTAAGATGATTGCGAAGAAAAATTATGCTGAAAAGGCCCTCATGAAAAAAAc ATTGGCTATGCATGAGGAATCATCAACTAGGCGTAAGGTTGATGATGAAGTCCGAGATGGAGCTATTCCTGCCTATCTTATGGATCGTGAAAATACCACACGTGCTAAG GTTCTCAGCAATACCATAAAGCAAAAGAGGAAAGAGAAAGCCGGAAAATGGGAGGTCCCTATTCCCAAG GTCAGGCCAGTCGCAGAAGATGAGATGTTTAAGGTGCTCAGAACTGGTAAAAGAAAAA CAAAGCAATGGAAGAGAATGGTTACGAAGTGCACATTTGTAGGACCTGGTTTTACAAGAAAACCTCCAAAATATGAGCGTTTCATCCGTCCTTCAGGATTGCGATTTACTAAAGCTCATGTTACACATCCTGAGCTCAAGTGCACCTTCAATCTCGACATTATTGGGGTAAAGAAAAATCCTAATGGTCCAATGTATACATCTCTTGGTGTCATGACCAAAGGAACAATCATCGAG GTGAATGTAAGTGAATTGGGTTTGGTCACGCCAGCTGGGAAAGTTGTTTGGG GAAAATATGCTCAAGTAACAAATAACCCAGAAAATGACGGGTGTATAAATGCAGTTTTGCTTGTCTAA
- the LOC107928179 gene encoding receptor protein kinase TMK1, giving the protein MQHKKSVMRNKFASLLVLSLVTVVLSITDPGDLDVLMQFRDGLENPELLKWPENGGDPCGPPSWNHVFCAESRVTQIQAQGMGLKGSLPQNLNKLTMLNNIGLQRNQLNGKLPSFSGLSNLQYAYLDYNNFDSIPADFFDGLDDLEALALDHNNFNATTGWSIPKALQNSAQLTNFSCMSCNLIGSLPDFLGSMPSLTNLKLSDNKLSGEIPNTFNGSVLQMLWLNGNQFTGLIDVVATMESLTVLWLHGNLFSGPIPDNIGNLTLLQDLNLNTNNLVGLIPNSLANMKLDTIDLNNNQFMGPIPMFKASNVTCASNKFCKASQGLPCSPEVMALLRFLREVNYPSRLVSSWTDNEPCNWVGIRCNGEKVSIINLPHYNLSGTLSPSVANLDSLSQIRLQSNNLSGPVPDNWTSLKSLETLDLSGNNISGPLPKFGSTVKLLIADNPLLNGDKKAPSTGDNAPSRSLGFPTNSRSTSSKGSGSSPTDSSVESTEPKGSKQSIFVSIVVPVASFVVLAFLVVPLSIYCCKKRQDSKLAPSLVIHPRDLSDSDNAVKVVVVSNTKGSTSALAGSGSASRNSSNIGESHIIEAGNLVISVQVLRNVTKNFAPENELGRGGFGVVYKGELDDGTQIAVKRMEAGVITSKALDEFQSEIAVLSKVRHRHLVSLLGYSIEGNERILVYEYMTQGALSQHLFHWKSLKLEPLSWKRRLNIALDVARGMEYLHTLAHQSFIHRDLKSSNILLGDDFRAKVADFGLVKLAPDGEKSVVTRLAGTFGYLAPEYAVTGKITTKADVFSFGVVLMELLTGLMALDDGRPEETQYLAAWFWNIKSDKEKLRAAIDPTLDIKDETFESISIIAELAGHCTAREPNQRPDMGHAVNVLAPLVEKWKPLDDDSDEYCGIDYSLPLNQMVKGWQEAEGKEFSYMDLEDSKGSIPARPTGFADPFTSADGR; this is encoded by the exons ATGCAGCATAAAAAATCTGTCATGAGAAACAAGTTTGCTTCACTGCTTGTTTTATCTCTTGTTACAGTGGTTTTAAGCATCACTGACCCTGGGGACCTTGATGTCTTAATGCAATTCAGAGATGGACTTGAGAACCCTGAGCTCTTGAAGTGGCCTGAAAATGGAGGTGACCCTTGTGGTCCTCCGAGTTGGAACCATGTTTTCTGTGCTGAGTCCCGGGTTACTCAGATTCAAGCTCAAGGTATGGGGTTGAAGGGTTCTTTGCCACAAAACCTGAACAAGCTCACCATGCTCAACAACATAGGTCTCCAAAGGAACCAATTGAATGGAAAGTTGCCATCTTTTAGTGGCTTATCGAATTTGCAGTATGCTTATTTGGATTAcaacaattttgattcaattccagcTGATTTCTTTGATGGCTTAGATGATTTGGAAGCGTTGGCATTGGATCACAACAATTTTAATGCCACAACTGGCTGGTCAATCCCCAAGGCTTTACAAAATTCTGCTCAATTGACTAACTTTTCTTGTATGAGTTGTAATTTGATTGGTTCATTGCCAGATTTTCTTGGTTCCATGCCTTCTTTGACAAACTTGAAGCTTTCTGATAATAAATTATCCGGTGAAATTCCAAACACCTTCAATGGCAGTGTTCTGCAGATGCTTTGGCTGAATGGGAATCAATTTACTGGACTAATTGATGTAGTGGCAACAATGGAGTCCCTCACAGTTCTATGGCTGCATGGAAACCTTTTCTCTGGACCAATCCCAGACAACATTGGTAACTTAACTCTCTTGCAAGATCTCAATCTTAATACAAATAACCTTGTTGGTTTAATTCCTAATAGTTTAGCAAACATGAAACTGGACACCATAGATTTAAACAATAATCAGTTTATGGGTCCAATTCCAATGTTTAAAGCTTCAAATGTGACTTGTGCTtcaaacaagttttgtaaagccAGTCAGGGACTTCCTTGTTCCCCAGAAGTTATGGCACTTTTAAGATTTCTTCGTGAGGTGAATTACCCTTCCAGGCTTGTTTCTTCTTGGACTGATAACGAGCCTTGCAATTGGGTGGGAATTAGATGTAATGGTGAGAAAGTTTCAATCATAAACTTGCCCCATTATAATCTTTCTGGTACTTTGAGTCCTTCAGTTGCAAACTTGGATTCCCTTTCTCAAATTAGGCTTCAATCTAATAATCTAAGTGGTCCGGTTCCGGATAACTGGACGAGCTTGAAATCTCTGGAAACTTTGGATCTCAGTGGCAATAACATATCTGGTCCATTACCAAAATTTGGTAGCACTGTGAAGCTTTTAATAGCTGATAATCCTTTATTGAATGGTGATAAGAAAGCCCCTTCCACCGGGGACAATGCACCATCCAGGAGTTTGGGTTTTCCGACCAATAGCCGATCTACCTCGTCAAAAGGTTCAGGGTCTAGTCCTACTGATTCTTCTGTGGAATCAACCGAACCAAAAGGGTCCAAACAAAGCATATTTGTTTCAATTGTTGTTCCGGTTGCGAGTTTTGTGGTTCTTGCCTTTCTGGTTGTTCCTTTATCTATCTACTGTTGTAAGAAAAGACAAGACAGTAAGTTGGCTCCTTCCTTGGTGATTCACCCAAGGGATCTGTCTGATTCAGACAATGCGGTTAAGGTTGTTGTTGTGAGTAACACCAAAGGAAGCACTTCTGCACTAGCAGGGAGTGGTTCTGCAAGCAGGAACAGTAGCAACATTGGGGAGTCTCATATTATTGAAGCTGGAAACTTAGTCATATCAGTTCAAGTTCTTCGAAACGTGACAAAAAATTTCGCACCTGAAAACGAGCTTGGCCGTGGTGGCTTCGGAGTAGTTTATAAAGGGGAACTAGATGACGGGACACAAATTGCAGTTAAAAGAATGGAAGCTGGTGTGATTACAAGCAAGGCTTTGGATGAATTCCAGTCTGAAATTGCAGTCCTTTCAAAGGTCCGGCACCGTCATTTGGTATCTCTTTTGGGTTATTCCATTGAAGGCAATGAGAGAATTCTTGTTTATGAGTATATGACTCAAGGAGCTCTTAGCCAGCATCTTTTCCATTGGAAGAGCCTGAAATTGGAGCCTCTATCTTGGAAGAGACGACTAAATATTGCCCTGGATGTAGCTAGAGGAATGGAGTATCTTCACACACTGGCTCACCAAAGCTTCATACATAGAGATCTTAAGTCTTCAAATATTTTACTTGGTGATGATTTCAGAGCAAAAGTTGCGGATTTCGGTTTGGTAAAACTTGCCCCTGATGGGGAGAAATCTGTTGTGACGAGGCTTGCCGGGACTTTTGGTTACTTAGCACCGGAATATGCAG TGACAGGAAAAATCACGACCAAAGCTGATGTCTTTAGTTTCGGAGTTGTGCTGATGGAACTTCTAACTGGATTGATGGCACTAGACGATGGTAGACCCGAAGAAACCCAGTACTTAGCTGCATGGTTCTGGAATATCAAATCAGACAAGGAGAAACTGAGGGCAGCCATCGACCCTACTCTCGACATAAAAGATGAAACTTTCGAGAGTATTTCCATCATTGCTGAACTAGCTGGACATTGCACAGCAAGGGAACCCAACCAAAGGCCAGACATGGGCCACGCTGTGAATGTATTGGCTCCACTTGTTGAAAAATGGAAACCATTGGATGATGACAGTGATGAATATTGTGGCATCGATTACAGTCTTCCACTTAACCAGATGGTGAAAGGTTGGCAAGAAGCTGAAGGAAAGGAGTTTAGTTATATGGATTTAGAAGACAGCAAAGGTAGTATCCCTGCTAGGCCAACTGGTTTTGCGGATCCATTCACTTCAGCTGATGGTCGATGA